In Elusimicrobium sp., one genomic interval encodes:
- a CDS encoding type II secretion system F family protein, with translation MNSLAFTLGLNLLLSIGIFAVFVAVFGLLAPKDKKEEIVDVAVRRFKSTSSFARLKPEEKIMDRLAVFCLQNFHLEKSLEEIHMQLGSPDNPQPVDILYTKIIASLAIPAAIMLLFQSIWPVLLVPLCFNVPDVLLKSKIQQRQAEILGNFSTTVDLAALIIESGLDYLTAFERIIKIAKEKTILEEELEKTINEIKLGYSRREALERFSARTGVQEVRSLVGLIIQSDELGTSLVDLLRNFSSDLRSRRLSRAEKLAAQASTKMLFPMFMFIFPTIFILILAPMIMGLVSGGMGF, from the coding sequence ATGAACAGTTTAGCATTTACTTTAGGGCTTAACCTGTTGTTATCAATCGGTATTTTTGCCGTATTTGTTGCCGTATTCGGTTTGTTGGCCCCCAAAGATAAAAAAGAAGAGATTGTGGACGTGGCCGTTCGCCGTTTCAAATCTACTTCCAGTTTTGCTCGCTTAAAACCGGAAGAAAAGATTATGGACCGTTTGGCCGTTTTCTGTTTGCAGAACTTCCATTTGGAAAAAAGTTTGGAAGAAATCCATATGCAGTTGGGAAGCCCGGATAATCCTCAGCCGGTGGATATCTTATACACTAAAATTATCGCTTCCTTGGCTATTCCGGCGGCAATTATGCTTCTGTTTCAGTCTATTTGGCCGGTTTTGTTGGTGCCGTTGTGCTTTAATGTGCCCGATGTTCTCTTGAAAAGCAAAATTCAGCAACGCCAAGCGGAAATTTTGGGTAACTTTTCTACCACGGTGGACTTAGCCGCGCTTATTATCGAATCCGGTTTGGACTATTTAACCGCTTTTGAAAGAATTATTAAAATTGCCAAAGAAAAAACAATTTTGGAAGAAGAATTGGAAAAAACAATCAATGAAATCAAACTGGGGTATTCGCGTCGCGAAGCGTTGGAACGTTTCTCGGCTCGTACCGGGGTGCAGGAAGTTCGTTCTTTGGTCGGTCTTATTATTCAGTCCGATGAACTTGGTACCAGTTTGGTAGATTTGCTCCGCAACTTCTCGTCGGACTTGCGCTCCCGCCGTTTAAGCCGTGCCGAAAAGTTGGCCGCGCAAGCCTCTACGAAGATGTTGTTCCCGATGTTTATGTTCATCTTCCCGACGATTTTTATTTTAATTTTAGCGCCAATGATTATGGGCCTTGTCAGTGGCGGTATGGGCTTTTAG
- a CDS encoding MATE family efflux transporter, with amino-acid sequence MTKAKYPQASLRELWFLSYPLIITMGAQVVMQFVDRMFLAWHSHEALAACVPAGALAMTFASMFMGLASYTSVFISQYYAQKKYASVTVSLWQGVFLAGVSALLLAVLTPAGNALIGAFGHESSVRALEIKYFSILNIFGGVAVVNNALGAFFSGRGRTKVPMWAAVFGNLINMGLDYVMIFGKLGFPEMGIAGAAWATVISMVMTTIMFATLIFSGKLRKEYKVAKLAGFYKPIFSRLLRFGLPNGFGFLMDVVSFTLFTFMVGSIDTLSLQASNIVMSMQPVVFMVILGLGIGIQILVSKYQGLRRPDLSVKVVKNACKIGYAYALSVGVLFFFGAPILVGLFIPAGSPDAALIAQKTYPLMKLVSFFVICDATYLIFGEAIRGAGDTKFYMYVMLFCAWGLLVPGTWFIVYKLHLSVFWVWSWLTFYAGITAVLMMWRFLRGKWKSIVVTAG; translated from the coding sequence ATGACGAAAGCAAAATACCCGCAGGCTTCGTTGCGTGAACTGTGGTTTTTATCTTATCCGCTGATTATTACCATGGGTGCCCAAGTGGTGATGCAATTTGTGGATAGAATGTTTTTGGCTTGGCATTCGCACGAGGCTTTGGCGGCTTGCGTACCGGCAGGAGCGCTCGCCATGACTTTTGCCTCCATGTTTATGGGTCTTGCCAGTTATACCAGCGTTTTTATTTCCCAGTATTATGCACAAAAAAAATATGCTTCCGTAACGGTTTCCTTATGGCAGGGGGTCTTTTTGGCGGGGGTATCGGCCCTACTCCTTGCCGTATTAACCCCGGCGGGTAATGCGCTTATCGGTGCTTTCGGGCATGAATCTTCCGTCCGAGCGTTGGAAATAAAATACTTTTCCATTTTGAATATCTTTGGCGGGGTAGCGGTTGTAAATAATGCTTTGGGAGCCTTTTTCAGCGGGCGGGGACGAACGAAAGTTCCTATGTGGGCCGCTGTATTCGGAAATTTGATAAACATGGGGCTTGACTATGTAATGATTTTCGGGAAACTGGGTTTCCCCGAAATGGGTATCGCCGGGGCGGCCTGGGCCACGGTAATCAGTATGGTTATGACAACGATTATGTTTGCCACGCTTATTTTTTCGGGTAAACTTCGAAAAGAATACAAAGTGGCTAAACTGGCCGGTTTTTATAAGCCTATTTTTTCGCGACTTCTTCGTTTTGGGCTTCCCAACGGCTTCGGTTTTTTGATGGATGTGGTGTCTTTTACATTGTTTACATTTATGGTGGGGAGCATAGATACCCTTTCCCTTCAAGCCAGCAACATCGTTATGTCCATGCAACCTGTGGTGTTTATGGTAATTTTGGGTTTGGGAATCGGGATTCAAATTTTGGTCAGTAAGTACCAGGGATTAAGACGGCCTGATTTGAGCGTAAAAGTGGTAAAAAATGCGTGTAAAATCGGTTATGCGTATGCTTTATCTGTCGGGGTATTATTCTTCTTTGGTGCGCCGATTTTGGTAGGGCTGTTTATCCCGGCGGGCAGCCCCGATGCCGCTTTGATTGCCCAAAAGACTTACCCCTTGATGAAACTGGTTAGTTTCTTTGTAATTTGTGATGCTACTTACTTGATTTTCGGCGAAGCAATCCGCGGGGCAGGGGATACCAAATTCTATATGTACGTAATGCTTTTCTGTGCGTGGGGGCTACTTGTACCGGGTACTTGGTTTATCGTGTACAAGTTGCATTTGTCCGTTTTTTGGGTGTGGAGTTGGCTTACCTTTTATGCGGGCATCACGGCGGTGCTGATGATGTGGCGGTTTTTGCGGGGTAAATGGAAAAGTATTGTGGTAACGGCTGGATAA
- the rsmA gene encoding ribosomal RNA small subunit methyltransferase A, producing the protein MQKYGQHFLISESVIAQIIDAALILKRQNLVEIGPGKGALTARLIERGQKGFTLVEIDPEMVAYLKDHLPKDAEIKIVQGNFLAFDLASLPQVPTEFVSNLPYIDAADILDKVLGYPYFETAVFMFQKEQAQRIRAKAGEEFYGPLSIFSQLRAWVNPICKVGKGCFNPPPKVESMVLAFEKKKETPFPTTQSWQNFRKAVLSAFAHKRKTVFNSLSLCGYEKEKITAALEFLRLPLTVRAEQIPAEKYVDLASRL; encoded by the coding sequence ATGCAAAAATACGGACAACATTTTTTAATCAGCGAAAGCGTAATTGCTCAAATTATTGATGCGGCCTTGATTCTAAAACGCCAAAATTTGGTGGAAATCGGCCCGGGAAAGGGGGCTTTAACCGCGCGCCTTATCGAGCGCGGCCAAAAAGGTTTTACCTTGGTAGAAATCGACCCGGAAATGGTGGCTTATCTAAAAGACCATTTGCCGAAGGACGCGGAAATAAAAATCGTGCAAGGGAACTTTTTAGCGTTTGATTTGGCTTCTCTGCCACAAGTGCCGACGGAGTTTGTCAGCAATTTGCCCTATATTGATGCCGCGGATATTTTGGATAAAGTGCTTGGTTACCCTTATTTTGAAACGGCGGTTTTTATGTTCCAAAAAGAACAAGCCCAACGCATACGCGCCAAGGCGGGAGAAGAATTTTACGGCCCGTTAAGTATTTTCAGCCAACTGCGCGCCTGGGTGAATCCTATTTGCAAAGTGGGAAAAGGTTGCTTTAATCCTCCGCCGAAAGTAGAAAGTATGGTGCTGGCGTTTGAAAAGAAAAAAGAAACGCCGTTTCCCACAACGCAAAGTTGGCAGAACTTTCGCAAAGCAGTACTTTCCGCGTTCGCACATAAACGCAAGACGGTGTTTAATTCTTTGTCTCTTTGCGGCTATGAAAAAGAAAAAATAACGGCGGCTTTGGAATTTCTGCGCTTACCGCTTACCGTGCGTGCGGAACAAATACCCGCCGAAAAATATGTGGACTTGGCCTCTCGGTTATAA
- a CDS encoding HAMP domain-containing protein: MKLTSKWFLWFVLVTVYASIIGGLFYYNLFKFVFDKKLQNEMVEMVRFRAPALVQWLASRPTGEATFREAEIMKSLMRNDDRVKSLIYLNANTTVRWHENTKFLGMTAKDYNNTVGFDTNAVSQAYQDRLPRALLFGDGNHYDMAIPLLAKDNVIAGMINLTVSRESARKLIHSSMIRYAFGAFIMILLIGGVLYLFLLLKIIRPLGSLKDSIEAVSLNNLVLAFPERRDEIGEVAGAVTGLLGKIREDIKSLENVEIMSLEKEQKWWKTILAVTVPKGSRALVIDENNNILYTNFELKMPGKEKVHLLDIFDGRQQEIIQVVGEALENPTKVLRGSVLNKDVKCLVKAVQLPDDAGKNRIVLVLEPEK; the protein is encoded by the coding sequence ATGAAATTAACTTCCAAATGGTTTTTATGGTTCGTATTGGTAACGGTGTACGCCTCTATCATTGGCGGACTGTTCTATTACAACCTGTTCAAATTTGTTTTTGATAAAAAACTCCAAAACGAAATGGTGGAAATGGTTCGTTTCCGTGCGCCGGCTTTGGTGCAATGGTTAGCCTCTCGCCCCACCGGGGAAGCCACTTTCCGCGAAGCGGAAATTATGAAGAGCCTTATGCGTAACGACGACCGTGTGAAAAGTTTGATTTATCTGAACGCAAACACTACCGTTCGTTGGCACGAAAACACCAAGTTTTTGGGCATGACCGCCAAAGATTATAACAATACCGTCGGTTTTGATACCAATGCCGTTTCCCAAGCCTATCAGGATCGTTTGCCCAGAGCCTTGCTCTTCGGGGACGGTAACCACTACGATATGGCTATTCCGCTTTTGGCGAAGGATAATGTGATTGCGGGTATGATAAACCTGACTGTTTCCCGTGAAAGTGCCCGTAAACTGATTCACTCCTCCATGATTCGCTATGCCTTCGGGGCGTTTATTATGATTTTGTTAATCGGCGGCGTGTTGTATCTGTTCTTGTTGCTTAAAATTATTCGTCCGCTGGGCAGTTTGAAGGATAGTATAGAAGCCGTGTCACTTAACAACCTGGTTTTAGCGTTCCCGGAACGTCGGGACGAAATCGGTGAAGTGGCGGGGGCCGTTACCGGGTTACTCGGTAAGATTCGCGAGGATATTAAGAGTTTGGAAAATGTAGAAATCATGTCCTTGGAAAAAGAACAAAAATGGTGGAAAACCATTTTGGCCGTTACGGTGCCGAAAGGCTCCCGTGCGCTTGTTATCGACGAAAACAACAATATCCTTTACACCAATTTTGAGTTAAAAATGCCGGGCAAAGAAAAAGTCCACCTATTGGATATTTTTGACGGACGGCAACAGGAAATTATTCAAGTAGTAGGGGAAGCGCTGGAAAACCCGACCAAAGTGTTGCGTGGAAGCGTGCTGAATAAAGATGTAAAATGTCTGGTAAAAGCCGTTCAATTGCCGGACGATGCCGGTAAAAACCGTATTGTTTTGGTGTTGGAACCTGAAAAATAA
- a CDS encoding response regulator: MEKQVKILVVDDDNNLRETLVDLLEIEGYRVYQAGSAAECLEICASEFFSIILMDYNLPDETGLELIRKIRSFNQDTQIIMITAYASLNAIMEAMQESVYDFLIKPVDFDYLKRTINRALDKYFLEQDNKELVAQLKTRNEDLDRLNNMKSKFFSIVSHDLSNSLMTLKMSFDMLKKKLTPDDDQKKKMMFMDESVSQIEHLIKDLVDWAAIEKGKLRIEKVRFELTESLKKTAEIFRAKAAKRNIRVTFESCGALPVVADEKRIRQVISNILENAVRHTPDNGTIEIVVSKIDEKNAKVSVVDSGDGIDPEQAPQLFTSFTQVGAMDRVGRLGLGLSIAKDIIINHGGRIWAQSDGLGKGASFNFTLPVANS, encoded by the coding sequence ATGGAGAAGCAAGTTAAAATTTTAGTGGTTGACGACGATAACAACCTGCGAGAAACTTTGGTAGATTTGTTGGAAATCGAAGGCTACCGGGTATATCAGGCCGGGTCTGCCGCGGAATGTTTGGAAATTTGCGCCAGCGAATTTTTCAGCATTATCCTGATGGATTATAACTTGCCGGACGAAACGGGCTTGGAACTGATTCGCAAAATTCGTTCCTTTAACCAAGATACGCAAATTATCATGATTACGGCCTATGCTTCCTTAAACGCTATTATGGAAGCTATGCAGGAATCTGTGTATGATTTCTTGATTAAGCCGGTAGATTTTGATTACTTAAAACGCACCATTAACCGTGCGTTGGACAAGTATTTCCTGGAACAGGACAACAAAGAGTTGGTTGCCCAGTTAAAAACGCGCAACGAAGATTTGGACCGCTTAAATAACATGAAATCCAAATTCTTCTCTATTGTTTCGCATGACTTGTCCAATTCGCTTATGACGCTTAAAATGAGTTTTGATATGCTTAAAAAGAAACTCACGCCGGACGACGACCAGAAAAAGAAAATGATGTTTATGGACGAGTCCGTCAGTCAAATTGAGCATTTGATTAAAGATTTGGTAGATTGGGCTGCTATCGAAAAAGGAAAACTTCGTATTGAAAAAGTCCGTTTTGAATTAACCGAAAGTTTGAAGAAAACTGCGGAAATTTTCCGTGCCAAAGCCGCCAAGCGCAATATCCGCGTAACCTTTGAAAGTTGCGGGGCTTTGCCGGTGGTGGCGGATGAAAAGCGTATCCGGCAGGTAATTTCCAATATTTTGGAAAACGCCGTGCGCCACACACCCGATAACGGAACGATTGAAATTGTTGTTAGCAAAATAGATGAGAAAAATGCTAAAGTGTCGGTAGTGGATTCCGGTGACGGTATCGACCCCGAGCAAGCACCCCAATTGTTTACCAGCTTTACGCAGGTAGGCGCGATGGATCGCGTGGGGCGCTTGGGGCTTGGGTTGTCCATTGCCAAAGATATTATTATCAATCACGGCGGGCGGATTTGGGCACAGAGCGACGGCCTTGGAAAAGGCGCCTCGTTCAATTTCACATTGCCCGTTGCCAATTCTTAA
- a CDS encoding response regulator transcription factor: protein MNKKKKVTVLIADDQTLFREGIRDILNGEKWVEVVGEAADGLEAVAKAKKLKPDVVLMDIKLPKIDGINATRQIRQSCPEVNVLMLSSFEDEAHVLDAIQAGANGYLSKMLPAAELVNSIKTFTTEGLMIPQQLMGKLLHGLRKMGDGGMPSQATLTKTEIKVMDYLGKGLSNKELAKELNCSVKTIKNHLNSAFHKLGVSSRTEAVVKAIEKGLISSEGTVIPDEDGE from the coding sequence ATGAATAAAAAGAAAAAAGTAACAGTACTTATTGCCGATGACCAAACCCTGTTTAGAGAAGGTATCCGCGATATCTTAAACGGCGAAAAATGGGTGGAAGTCGTGGGCGAAGCCGCCGATGGCTTGGAAGCCGTTGCCAAAGCCAAAAAGTTGAAACCCGATGTGGTGTTGATGGATATTAAATTGCCGAAAATAGACGGTATTAACGCCACCCGGCAGATTCGTCAGTCTTGCCCGGAAGTAAATGTGCTGATGCTTTCCAGTTTCGAAGACGAAGCCCATGTTCTTGATGCTATCCAAGCCGGGGCTAACGGTTATTTGTCCAAAATGTTACCGGCGGCGGAACTGGTTAACTCCATTAAAACTTTTACTACGGAAGGCCTCATGATTCCGCAACAACTGATGGGTAAATTGTTGCATGGTTTGCGCAAAATGGGCGATGGCGGTATGCCTTCTCAAGCTACCCTTACCAAAACGGAAATCAAAGTGATGGATTATTTGGGTAAAGGGCTTAGCAATAAAGAACTGGCCAAAGAACTGAATTGCAGCGTAAAAACCATTAAAAATCACTTGAACAGTGCCTTCCATAAACTGGGTGTAAGCAGCCGCACGGAAGCGGTTGTAAAAGCCATCGAAAAAGGGCTTATCTCTTCGGAAGGAACCGTTATCCCGGACGAAGACGGAGAATAA
- the ftcD gene encoding glutamate formimidoyltransferase, with translation MQIIEAIANFSEGKNLPLVSQIAKEAVAGSRARILHLDSNPDANRTVLTLAGEPEEVVKACLALFASCQKHLDMRTQHGAHPRLGSVDVCPLVPITNITLEETALWADMLARQVGSKLNIPVYLYEKNASSPLRKNLAFIRQGEYESLPAKLPALPPDYGPAVYSLEISRTGASVIGARNFLIAFNISLNTQEVSLAKEIAAVLREKNGGLPAVKAIGWLMPEYHAAQVSFNLTDFRTTGLAQVWQACSLEARKRGLTATAGELIGLAPREAFLQAGKFYAPQETDSSRLIRLAVEKLSLNKIRPFVAEERILENKLSKLL, from the coding sequence ATGCAAATTATCGAGGCTATTGCTAACTTTTCCGAAGGGAAAAATCTACCGCTTGTTTCACAAATCGCAAAAGAAGCGGTGGCAGGGTCTCGTGCCCGAATTTTGCATTTGGATTCCAACCCCGATGCCAACCGCACCGTCCTTACTTTAGCAGGCGAACCCGAAGAAGTAGTTAAAGCCTGTTTGGCTCTTTTTGCTTCTTGCCAAAAACATTTGGATATGCGCACGCAACACGGCGCCCACCCGCGCCTGGGCTCGGTAGATGTATGCCCGCTTGTTCCCATAACAAATATAACGCTTGAAGAAACGGCCCTTTGGGCAGATATGTTGGCGCGCCAAGTAGGCTCAAAACTGAATATTCCCGTTTATCTGTACGAAAAAAATGCCTCTTCCCCTTTGCGCAAAAACCTGGCCTTTATCCGCCAAGGCGAATACGAAAGTTTACCTGCTAAACTCCCGGCCCTTCCCCCCGACTACGGCCCCGCCGTTTATTCCCTGGAAATTTCCCGCACGGGCGCAAGTGTTATCGGGGCGCGTAATTTTTTGATTGCGTTTAATATATCCTTAAACACACAAGAAGTATCCCTCGCCAAAGAAATAGCAGCCGTCCTGCGCGAAAAAAACGGAGGCCTGCCTGCCGTAAAAGCCATCGGCTGGCTAATGCCCGAATACCACGCGGCACAAGTATCTTTTAATTTAACCGATTTTCGAACCACGGGCCTTGCCCAAGTGTGGCAAGCCTGCTCGTTAGAAGCACGCAAACGCGGGTTGACTGCAACCGCCGGTGAACTGATTGGCCTAGCTCCGCGAGAGGCTTTTTTGCAAGCCGGGAAATTTTACGCCCCGCAGGAAACCGATTCTTCCCGCCTTATCCGCCTGGCTGTAGAAAAGTTAAGTCTAAATAAAATTCGCCCCTTTGTGGCCGAGGAGCGAATTTTGGAAAATAAACTAAGCAAACTTTTATAA
- a CDS encoding HAMP domain-containing protein, with amino-acid sequence MAPSLRGHLQNMKKKFSGLFFKAVFVLSLISIVPVLIVGYHVMSANSRILQNEILQREQSVAGRLSAVAQQHITRMAQLFSVFTDLHTDLGGHQFLNKTDLDYLRARNSSIFYLSVLNPQGEELFSSGSPADSKATYQENLPAILKTCYLQGKDYVGRVYRMKKGLFALMAFPVRQHLGDTRIEGVLVVEMDLAEMGKSLSRAYPLDMNAVVSSSTGEVISYNGAPGGLALSEQPELSAKVKAVNEQLGDRLSGEVTLQNGEKILVATANLPMPGWRVYVDQPANLATKLFVESTLHSLWDLLFIIIGMAAFVVGVSYWVIVPITRPLERLRRAALALRENADVVFTKNDLEIPNNEIGDLATVFLETVEALHVRRQEVLSAQRQLAQVNQRLEKRVEERTRELKQATGELVKAERLAAIGQMASIISHEIRNPLAVISNATRLIKMLVTSPDPKLAKQFGIIEAEIKQANSIISEVLGYARSRELILSTIDVNSYLRDILNSYPISRQITLKMDLESETVRIKIDAEEIKQALRNVISNAVEAMANGGTLTVGTRVGRRAVCIFVQDTGPGLSEEVRRKMFAPFFTTKARGTGLGLAVVGKAIARHKGKLFIKSELGKGTCFQIYLKIYKKTGDTNYGEAS; translated from the coding sequence ATGGCCCCTTCTTTAAGAGGGCATTTGCAAAATATGAAAAAGAAATTCAGCGGTTTATTTTTCAAAGCGGTTTTCGTGTTGAGCCTCATTTCTATTGTGCCGGTGCTTATCGTCGGCTATCATGTGATGAGTGCCAATAGCCGCATTTTGCAAAACGAAATCCTGCAACGCGAACAGAGCGTTGCCGGCCGTTTGTCTGCCGTAGCCCAGCAACACATTACCCGCATGGCCCAGTTGTTTTCTGTTTTTACCGATTTACATACCGATTTGGGCGGCCACCAATTTTTGAATAAAACCGATTTAGATTATCTCCGTGCGCGTAATTCTTCCATTTTTTATTTATCCGTTTTGAACCCGCAGGGGGAAGAACTTTTTTCGTCCGGCTCCCCGGCAGACAGCAAAGCTACTTATCAAGAAAATCTTCCCGCTATTTTGAAAACCTGCTACCTCCAAGGGAAAGATTATGTGGGGCGTGTATACCGCATGAAAAAGGGGCTGTTTGCGTTAATGGCTTTCCCGGTGCGCCAACATTTGGGAGATACCCGTATCGAAGGCGTTTTGGTGGTGGAAATGGATTTGGCGGAAATGGGGAAATCTCTTTCCCGTGCTTATCCGCTTGATATGAACGCAGTGGTGTCTTCTTCTACCGGAGAAGTGATTTCCTATAACGGGGCTCCCGGCGGGTTAGCCCTTTCCGAACAACCGGAACTTTCCGCTAAAGTAAAGGCTGTAAATGAACAATTAGGCGACCGTTTAAGCGGAGAAGTCACCCTGCAGAACGGCGAAAAAATTTTGGTTGCTACCGCTAATTTGCCTATGCCCGGTTGGCGCGTGTATGTGGATCAGCCGGCTAATTTGGCAACTAAACTTTTTGTGGAAAGCACGTTACACTCTTTGTGGGATTTGTTGTTTATTATTATCGGTATGGCGGCTTTTGTAGTGGGGGTAAGTTATTGGGTAATCGTGCCCATTACGCGCCCCTTGGAACGCTTGCGCCGCGCCGCTTTGGCCTTAAGAGAAAATGCCGATGTGGTGTTTACGAAAAACGATTTAGAAATTCCCAACAACGAAATCGGGGATTTGGCCACCGTGTTTTTGGAAACGGTAGAGGCTTTGCATGTGCGTCGCCAGGAAGTACTGTCGGCCCAACGCCAACTGGCGCAAGTCAATCAACGCTTGGAAAAAAGAGTGGAAGAACGCACCCGCGAATTAAAGCAAGCCACCGGGGAACTGGTAAAGGCCGAACGGCTGGCGGCTATCGGGCAAATGGCCTCTATTATCAGCCACGAAATTCGCAATCCGTTGGCGGTAATCAGTAATGCTACACGCTTAATTAAAATGCTGGTTACTTCGCCGGATCCGAAATTGGCCAAGCAATTCGGTATTATCGAAGCCGAGATTAAACAGGCTAACAGCATTATCAGCGAAGTATTGGGTTATGCCCGTTCGCGCGAACTTATTTTGTCCACGATTGATGTAAACAGTTATTTGCGTGATATCTTAAATTCCTATCCTATTTCCCGTCAAATTACCCTGAAAATGGATTTGGAATCGGAAACGGTGCGCATTAAAATCGATGCCGAAGAAATCAAACAGGCTTTAAGAAATGTAATTTCCAATGCCGTGGAAGCGATGGCCAACGGCGGAACCTTAACGGTAGGAACCCGTGTGGGACGCAGAGCCGTCTGCATTTTTGTGCAGGATACCGGCCCGGGGCTTAGTGAAGAAGTCCGCCGCAAAATGTTCGCCCCGTTCTTTACCACCAAGGCCCGCGGTACGGGGTTGGGCTTGGCGGTTGTGGGGAAAGCCATTGCCCGCCACAAAGGAAAACTGTTTATTAAAAGCGAACTCGGAAAAGGTACCTGCTTTCAAATTTATCTAAAAATTTATAAGAAAACCGGAGACACGAACTATGGAGAAGCAAGTTAA
- a CDS encoding cold-shock protein: MPKGKVKWFNDQKGYGFVTPEDGSKDLFVHYQEIQGDGFKTLAEGQEVEFEVVESEKGPKAVKVVKL; the protein is encoded by the coding sequence ATGCCTAAAGGAAAAGTAAAATGGTTTAACGACCAAAAAGGTTACGGTTTCGTAACCCCCGAAGATGGTTCTAAAGATCTCTTTGTTCACTATCAAGAAATTCAAGGCGACGGTTTCAAAACCTTGGCCGAAGGTCAAGAAGTGGAATTCGAAGTCGTAGAATCCGAAAAAGGCCCGAAAGCCGTTAAAGTAGTAAAACTTTAA
- a CDS encoding tetratricopeptide repeat protein, whose protein sequence is METRRILRLLFVTLFLLGGVCRVHAFFPFSFGKQELKTDYSQTVWDQIMRDQARTDIRRGMGEMSQARYQEASNSFAKAIVKNTKDPLGYLLLGASLYWAGKVDDAISEYKEALRHDPHNPMAYQLLGIAAGWKGDVPLAQDYFLKANRLDPNKADTQMNLGSTYAVQHNREKALEHFRRATELAPREPLYHYQLGTLYESLGRDAQAEKAFRKALRLFPAYEDAQLSLGALYEKMGQTDEALKYYKKAVRTKPGDYVARLRYAFLLVRNGRENTAREVIEEAFSVSRFKEEGLALNAVYRASGRTAQAFENQIEKFKESLLKVSPSKPIQVEVSLEYEPVAQPQNATTPQSRFEQAYEKMRAADPLDNTGENKMAFKRMFTLPAGDRNTRAEQAENFAQGIRQALQQSAGKYQVNLSMQGRTPDYASPSALTQHTTTAPKAVYDPRIVGNDMGLWVMGRTWIKFVQEAQEELAENLSACKKGNTCLLLEGLASLASGDGYGAQAAFEKASLSYPADALPLVGLGTAFVVNGDDASAAESYKKALAVNPNNKTAKRNLKILED, encoded by the coding sequence ATGGAAACACGGCGCATTTTGAGGCTTTTATTCGTAACGCTTTTCCTTTTGGGGGGAGTGTGCCGCGTACATGCATTTTTTCCGTTTTCCTTCGGTAAACAAGAACTTAAAACCGACTATTCCCAAACCGTGTGGGACCAAATCATGCGCGACCAAGCCCGCACCGATATCCGCCGAGGTATGGGTGAAATGTCCCAAGCCCGCTACCAGGAAGCGTCCAACAGTTTTGCCAAGGCCATTGTTAAAAACACCAAAGACCCGCTAGGGTATTTGCTTTTGGGGGCCTCTCTTTATTGGGCGGGCAAAGTGGACGATGCTATTAGCGAATACAAGGAAGCCCTCCGCCACGACCCGCACAACCCCATGGCTTACCAACTGTTGGGCATTGCCGCCGGTTGGAAGGGCGATGTCCCCTTGGCGCAGGACTACTTTTTGAAGGCTAACCGTTTAGACCCCAATAAAGCCGATACCCAAATGAATTTAGGTTCTACTTATGCCGTTCAACACAACCGCGAAAAGGCCCTGGAACATTTCCGCCGCGCTACGGAACTGGCTCCGCGCGAGCCGTTGTATCATTATCAGTTGGGTACGCTCTATGAATCATTGGGGCGTGATGCCCAGGCCGAAAAAGCCTTTAGAAAGGCCTTGCGCCTGTTTCCCGCATACGAAGATGCACAACTCAGTTTAGGTGCTTTGTACGAGAAAATGGGCCAAACGGACGAAGCCCTTAAGTACTACAAAAAAGCCGTCCGCACCAAACCCGGCGATTATGTGGCACGCCTGCGCTATGCTTTTTTACTCGTGCGTAACGGCCGGGAAAATACCGCGCGGGAAGTGATAGAGGAAGCCTTTTCCGTTTCCCGTTTTAAGGAGGAGGGCCTAGCCTTAAATGCCGTGTACCGCGCCAGCGGACGGACGGCTCAGGCTTTTGAAAACCAAATTGAAAAATTTAAGGAAAGTTTGCTAAAGGTATCTCCTTCTAAACCGATTCAGGTGGAAGTTTCGTTGGAATACGAGCCTGTTGCCCAACCGCAAAACGCTACTACTCCGCAAAGCAGGTTTGAACAAGCCTACGAAAAAATGCGTGCGGCAGATCCCTTGGATAATACGGGGGAAAACAAAATGGCTTTTAAGCGTATGTTCACCTTGCCGGCAGGGGATAGAAATACCCGCGCGGAACAAGCGGAAAATTTTGCGCAGGGTATCCGCCAAGCATTACAGCAAAGTGCCGGGAAATATCAGGTAAATTTATCCATGCAAGGGCGCACGCCGGATTATGCCTCTCCGTCCGCTCTTACCCAACACACCACCACTGCCCCCAAAGCCGTGTACGACCCGCGCATTGTAGGCAACGATATGGGCTTGTGGGTGATGGGGCGGACTTGGATTAAGTTTGTACAAGAAGCACAAGAAGAATTGGCGGAAAATTTGTCCGCTTGCAAAAAAGGGAACACATGCCTGCTCTTGGAAGGCTTGGCCTCTTTGGCGAGCGGAGACGGATACGGCGCTCAAGCAGCCTTTGAAAAAGCCTCTCTTTCCTACCCTGCCGATGCCTTGCCTTTAGTGGGTTTGGGAACGGCTTTTGTGGTAAACGGGGACGATGCTTCGGCGGCGGAATCTTATAAAAAAGCCTTGGCAGTTAACCCGAATAATAAGACGGCAAAAAGAAATCTAAAAATTTTGGAAGATTAA